Sequence from the Paludisphaera rhizosphaerae genome:
TACGATCGCCTTCGCCAGCAACTCACCCGGGCCTACCAGCACGATTGCAACGCACGCGAGCCCAAGGCCGATTCCGAGTCCCGCGCTGAGGTCTTCACGCTCCAGTTCCTGGAAAAGATCCCCGAACTCCGCGAACTGGTGGCCAGCGACGTCAAGGCGGCCTACGAGGGCGATCCGGCCGCGTCCAGCCTCGACGAGATCATCTTCTGCTATCCGGGGCTCTCTGCGATCACCGTCTACCGCCTGGCGCACGAGCTTTACAACCTGGGCGTGCCCCTGATCCCCAGGATGATGACGGAGTACGCGCACGGCAAGACGGGCATCGATATCCACCCGGGCGCGACGATCGGTCGTGGATTCTTCATCGACCACGGCACGGGAGTCGTCGTCGGCCAGACGACCGAGATCGGCGAGGGCGTGAAGATCTACCAGGGCGTCACGCTGGGCGCCCTGAGCTTCCCTCGCGACGAGACTACTGGCGCCATCGTCCGCGGTCGCAAACGGCATCCGACCATCGAGGACGGCGTCGTCATCTACGCCAACGCCACGATCCTCGGCGGCGAGACCGTGATCGGTCGCCAGGCCGTCATCGGCTCGTCGGCCTGGATTACCCGGAGCGTTGCGCCGGGAACGACGGTCACCATCGAGACCCCGAACCTCCGCTACCGCGAAGGGCTGGACGTCCGCCCCGACGACGCCTATCCCCAACGGCTCAACTACCAGATCTGAAGCGGGTCCCCCGCGTCATGTCCGATCCCGCCGTCTTCTGGGAATACTTCCAGCGGAATGCATCACCCCTGGCGGCGACGTTTCGCAAGGGCGTGGAGGAGCGGGCGTTCGCCTTGATCGGTCGCGCCCTTCACGCGAGCGGCTTTGACGTTGGTTTCGATCTCGAACTCGATCACGACGGCACCTGCATCCTCGTCTTCTCGCCCGAGGGCGATCATGAGGCAGGTCGGAGGATCGATGCTCTGATCGCGGCTGCCCCGGGTCTCGTCCCCGGCTGGATCGTTCATGCGAGAAAGCCGCGAAAGGGGCTGTCAGCCGCTCGCAGCCTGATCCGACGCCAGTACTGCATCGATCCTGGGGAGATGCGGTACACCCTGGCCAATGCGGTTGGTCGGCCCTTCGTTCGGATGTTCATCCCCCCCGGGACCGACCTTACGGATCAGGAGCGGGCCGGCCTCGTCAGGCTCTTCTTGTGGAACGCGGTCGGCGAGTCCGTCGTGATGGACCTCGACCTTCAGGCCGAGGCGGTTCTCGCCGATCCGCCCGACTCAGGGACGATCTCCGCCGCTGAACTGGTGGATCGCCTCTGAATCGTTCAGCCGGTCAATGCGCGACAGGGTAATAGAAGTAGGTCCCGGTCGCCGGGTCGTAGTACAGAGGGTAGCGGTAGCCGTCGCCGGGCTCGTAGGTCTGGTTCGTCAGGTACGGGGCGGACGCTGGCTGCGAGGAGTACACGGGCGCCGACGAATAGCCGCTGGAGTAATAGGTCGGCGAATACCCCGAACCGTATCCGTACCCGTAACCGTTGCCATAGAGCCCATATCCCAGGAAGCCCAGTCCACCGAAGCCTCCGTAATATCCGCCCCCATAATAGCCGCCGTGATGGACGTAACCGCCGCCGCCGTGATGGACGTAACCGCCCCCTCCCATGTGCCCGCCACTCATATGGCCGCCGCCGCCATGGCCGCCGCCGCCATGGCCGCCCCCGCCGCCGCCATGACCGGCGAAGGCTGGTGTGATTGAGCATGCAAGAGCCAGGATCGTCGCCGCTGCCGCCTTGGTTGTGAGTCGAGTCGGGAATTGCATCGCTGTTCTCCCATCTCGTGGAAGGTACGTGTCGAGGGGGTCGACGCGAGGTCGACCAGCCCTTCTCACAACCATCACTACGCATGTCGAGTTCGGTGAGGTCGCGACGAGATGAGAGTTTTTTCAGAAATTGGCGCGGGTCGCAAAGACGAGCCAGCCGCCGGCGCGGAGGCTGGGAAATCGGCGGGGGTTGGGGATGGGGGCGGCGGTGACCTCGTCGAGCGGGATCACCTCGTCGATGCGGAAGCCTGCGCGGGTGAGTTCCCGCTTCAGCTCGCGCCAGCGGTAGAGGTGCACCTCCATTCCAGGGATGCCGCGATAGGTCATTCGGCGATCGCCGAACTCCTCCGAACCTCGGAACAGCCGGGGAAGCTGGCGAAAGAGCCAGCGACGCCCCTGGGGGTCTCTCAGGTTGAGCCAGATGTTGTGGGCGTGCAGCGCCAGTCGGCCGCCGGGTTTGAGGACCCTCGCCGTTTCCGCGAGCGCCTGCCGCCGGGCGTCGCGGCCTCGGATCATCCCCAGCGTGCTGAACATTGATGTCGCGTAGTCGAAGGTTTCCGAGGGGAGGCAGCCTAGATTGCAGAGGTTGGCCTGCACGGTCAGCAATCGCGTTCCGGCGTCCTCCGCCTTGCGACTCACGACGTCCAGCATCGGCCGTGCCAGGTCGATCGCCACGACGTCGAAGCCGCGGCTTGCGGAGCGGATCGCGTGCCGACCCGCTCCACAGCCCAGATCCACAAGCCGCCCAGGAGGACGGAACCGGTCGTCGAGGGCCTCCGCGTCGGCCTCGAAAAGAGGATGCCCGGCGAAGTAGGCGTCCTCCTCGGCGGCGAGTCGGGGGGTGTTGAAGTACTCCCACAAGGACGTGTTGACGCCTTGAGGGAGCCGCCAGGCGGGCGGAGGCCGTCTTCCACTCATGAGGATGCCAGCACCTTGCCGGAGCGTGGCGGTAGTTCCAGGCCGCGGATGCAACCCGCGTCGACGCGGACTTTCTGATGCGACCACGGATCGGCCAACTCGGCGCCGTCGGCGGCCTGGTCGTGAACGGGGAGGTCGAGCCGCTGAGTCGAGTCACCCGCGTTGAACGCAACCAGAACGACCTCGTCGCCCAACTTGCGGGCGTGAGCGAAGACGTCGCCGATCGCGTGGAGGACTCGGAACGAACCCCGTCGCAGGGCAGGGCGGGCGTGCCGGAGCGCGGTTAGACGCTGGATCTCGTGGAGCAGGTCGAGATCCCAGGCGGAACGATCGTGCCAGGGGAAGGCCCCTCGGTTGGCTGGGTCGTGAGCGCCTTGCATCCCGATCTCGTCGCCGTAGTAGATCGACGGGGCACCGGGGTAGGTCATCTGGAACAGGGTCGCCAGACGGAGGGCGGAAAAATCACCCTTCGCCAGACTGACGAACCGCGCGGTGTCGTGGCTCCCTAGCAGGTTGAGCATCACGGCGTTGGTTTCGGGAGCGTAGAGGCTCAGGAGGCGCTCGATCGACCTCGCAAACGACTCGGCGCCGGGTTCCGGAGTTGGGTGAAGGCTCGTTTTTTGAAGCTCCGCCATTTCGACCTCTCCCCGGGAGAAGAAGGCGAGGCAGGCGCGGGTGAAGTGGTAGTTCATCACGGCGTCCCACATGTCGCCGCGGAGCCAGTGCTGAGAGTCGGTCCAGACCTCGCCGACGATGTAAGCCTCGGGGTTCGCCGCGCGGACTCGGCGGCGGAACTCTCGCCAGAACTCGTCGTCGTCGATCTCGTTAGCGACGTCCAGCCGCCAGCCGTCGATGCCGAAATCGATCCAGCGGACGGCCACGTTCAACAGGTATTCACGGACTTCCGGGTTGCGAATGTTGAACTTGGGAAGGGCCGGCAGATTCCACCAGGCCTCGTAGTTCGGGGCGACGTCAAGGTGATAGGCGTTGACTGGAAAGCCGCTGACCTTGAACCAGTCGAGGTAAGCCGAGTCCGGGCCGTTTTCCAGGATGTCGTGAAACTGAAAGAACCCACGGCTGGCGTGGTTGAAGACTCCGTCGAGGACCACGCGCATACCTCGAGCGTGGGCGGCGTCCAGCAGCCGCCGGAGCGCGGCGTCGCCCCCGAGCATGGGGTCGACCTTCTCGTAGTCGTGCGTGTGATAGCGGTGGTTTGAGGCCGACTGGAAGACGGGCGTGAAGTAGACGGCGTTGGCGCCGAGCTCCTGGATGTAATCGAGATGCTCGGCCACGCCGGCGAGATCGCCCCCCTGGTATCCATTGTAGGTCGGCGCGGTTCCCCACTCGTCGAGGTTTTGCGGTTTGGGGACGCTCAGGCTGCGCGCAAAACGGTCGGGGAAGATCTGGTAGAAGACGGCGTCTCGCACCCACTCCGGCGTGTCAGGTCTCTCAATCGTCACAAGGCTCTCCAGGGTCTTCGATTCCGGCGGACGACATTTCGAGACCCCGATTTTACCAGATCAGCCGGCCGGGATCTTCACCCAGTACATCTGGCCGCGGTCGCCTCGGATTCGCAGGTCTTCAAGCATCGGTTTGAGTTCGAGTTTCGGCTGGCCCTTGTAGATGGGCTTCCGATTGATCCGAACGTCAAGCTTCCGCTTGAAGTCGACCGTCTTGGGGGAGAGCCAGAGATCCAGCTTGTCGATGCCGCTGACAGTGACGTCGACGAGGTTGCCGAGATTGCTGGTCTTCACCTTGATTGAGGCAGGATTGAGGTTTCGACCCAGTGGTTCGACGGCCTCCGGGGCGGTGGTGCGGCCTTCCGTGAAGCTCTTGATCACAACCCCGTGACGACGGTCGTCGCACGTTCGGGACATGTACGCGTCGAAAGACATCGGGAAGGGCTCGCGACGACGAGGGGCCATCCAGTCGAAGAAGGCGGGGATCTCCTCGGGGAACTCCTCGAGCCCACGGCGGCTCATCTCCATATACGTTACGTCCCAAACCTTCAAGATCATCGGCTTGACGTAGCCTTCGTAGATCACTTCCTCCGAGGCCGGGGCCAGGCTGCCGATGACGAACAGCAGGGGGAGCCTCTCGTGCTGGGCCAGGCTGCGGGGGACGTACTTGGCGGGGAAGCCGGAGACCGCGACGACGCCCGCGAACAGGTCTGGATGCCCGAGGCCCAGATCCCAGGCCATGTTGCCGCCGGCAAGCTGACCTGCGAGAAAGACCCGGTCGGCGTCGATCGCGTATCGTCGGCGGGCGTCTCGGAGAGCCAACTCGACAGCCGCGTGTTCGCTGGCGGTGTAATGGTATTCCGTGTCGCTGTTCCCGGCGCGATACTCGGGGGCGATGAGAACGTAGCCGCGTTTGGCGGCTTCGTCCTTCCACTCGTCGACGACCGCCTGGGGGCCGTTCCCGGAGTGCAGCACCACGACCGCCGGATAGCTTCGCAGCGGGTGGTATTCCGGCGGCAGGTTGATCAGGTAGGTCGTGGGGACGGGATCGTCGGAGTCGACGACGTTCTTGAGCGTCCCCCGTTCGGATTCGTCGGAAGCCTTTCGTTGAGGGGGCGGCATGAGACGGCAGAGCCGTTCCGCCGCTTCGAGCTTCCCGAAGCCCGGGGCCTCGGGCGTTTGCCCGGCCCACTCGAACTCGTCGAGCTTGGCCAGAATATCCTCGCGAACCGCGTCGGAATCGGAATTCAGGTATGAAGCGATGAGGTCTCGCGCCTTCCAGAGCGAGTCGGCCTGGGAGAGGTCGGACACGGCTCCTTCGAGGCCCGCGACGTACCCCGACATGGCCAGCGCGAACTGGGCCTCGTCGCCGGCCGATGATTCGGCCCTGGCCTTGCGCCAGGCGGCGAGGCGGTCGCGGACAGCGTCGGGAGCTTCGGCGAGACCTTTCTGAACCTCGGCCAGGCGCGACTTCCAGGCGGCGTGCACGGTGGGCGAGAGCTTCAACTCCAGTCGCCGAAGGTCGCTGCTGGCGGCGTCGTCGGCCTGCTGCTGGTCGGAATCTCGGCGCATGAGATCGCGAACTTCGACCTGGATCTCGGTCGGGACCCCCGGCTCGTCGAACGTCTTCATCAACTCGGCTGCGGCCTTGAACTGCTGCGCGCGACGGAGAGCGTCGACGTCCGACCGCCGCTGAGTGGCCTCGGCCTGAAGGATGAAATCGCGGGCGCTCCCGGCTCGTTCGCTGAGGTCGCTGTTGGGGAAGTCCTTGATCAACTCGTCGAGTTCCGACTTGGCCTCGGCGTACCATCCGGCGCCGATCAGGTAGCGGACGACCCGTTCACGCTCGTTCTGGTTCTCCTGCTGGACCTTGTGGAGCAGGCTCATGATCACCGAGCGCGGGATGGCCCGCAGCGACGCCTGCCCCTGCCAGAACTCATCGACTCCGCGGAAGCGGACGATGTGTGGCCCGATCTCGTTGATCGCCTGCTGCATGACGATCGGCTTGCTGGAGCGTCCGTAATACTGGAATCGTCGTCGTCCTTTTTCGTCCCAGGGCTCGGCTGCGACGCTGACGACCTCCTTGGGCATCAGGCCGCCGTGCTTCTCCAGCGGCTGAACCAGTGAGAACTTCTCGCCCGTTCGCAGGACGTTGTCGGGGATGATCCGCTCGACCTTCGAGTCCCGCACGACGATTTTACGGGTGCCGTCCCAGAGATAGAGCAGCGTGTTGTCTTTCTCGGGCGTCGTCACCGTCCGGTAGGACATGCCGTTCTTCATGATGACGGTGTCGCCGCGGCTGGCGACTGTGTTGGTCAAGGCGGCGGCCAGGAAGGACGCGCCGGCGAGGACCGCGCGGAGGCGTCCTCTGTTCGTCGAGTCGTACAGCAAGGGCCGCAGCCTCCCTGAGTCGAGCCTTTGGGACCGAAATCATCCGCCGCTCGGCGCGCTCCATCGCCCCAATCCTATCCCCCGGACCGCGAATGCGCCGGGAACGCGGTCGGCGCGGAGGGAGGGTTGCGCGCGAATCCCCGTTCGCGACGATTATACAGACGTCGTCGACGAGCCGGTTATTCTTCCGGGGATTGGCGACCCGTGGACCGTCCGCGTAGGCTGGACGGAGAACCTCTCCCCGACGACGACCTTTCGACCGACGCGACGAGGCGTGCGATTCATGTCCGACCAGCCGATCAAGTTCCGCTGCTATCGATGCGGCAAGCTCCTCGGAGCGCCCTCCCGCCGCGCAGGATCAACGACAGCCTGCCCCCAGTGCCGGGCGGAGATCCAGGTCCCTGAACCAACGCAGGGCGAACCCGAACCGCCGGAGCAGCCGTTCCTGGTTCCCGATGAACCGGGCGTCGTTCCCGAGTTCGCCGCGATCGTTGGCGCCGCGACTCCCGACGTCTCGGCTATCCCTCCAATCCGCTACGATGTGCCCTCCATCCGCCCGACCGAAACCGCCGCGCCACGCGCTCAGGACGTCGTCCTTCCGCCGGCCGTCGTCCTCGCCTGGTCGATGCTCGTCCTCGCCGCGATCCCCCTGGCGTTCATCGCGGGCCTTCTCGTGGGACACTTCCTCTGGAAGTGAAGAAGCGTGTGCTCGAGCGCACGACCGACGGGCGGCCACATTGGGTCGTCGGGGCAGCCGATCGGTTTCGTTGGACGTCCGGAGCGGACGCCGGGAATGGTAATAACGCCGAAAGCCGCCCGGAGGCGGCTTTCAGCGGAAGTGACCGGGCTGGGACTCGAACCCAGGACCAACGGATTAACTTACCTCATGGCGATCGCCCTAACGTTCTGAAAAGACGTAGGTTGTGGATAAAGCAGGGGCCGGTTGCCGCGCATTTGCCGCACGGCGACGACTCTAGGCTTTCCAGGTTGATGAACGCGTGGCCCCAACTACCAGAAGCCGTCAAGACTGGGATCTTGGCGATGGTGGAAGCATGCAAGTTGTCAGCTTAGGGGATTTCTTGTTGTCTATGGAAATATAGGAATTGAAATCACATTTCTGTCTCTCGCCATCACCTCCCTGGCCCTATACACGCTGACGGGGCCTCAAAACCTTCAAAACCCTCGAAACCTCGGGTTCTAAGACTCAAATGGCTTTCGTGTAAAGACTTGCGTTGACCCATAAGCGGTCGTCGATTCTCCTCAAAACTCCTTCAAAACCCCTGGGCGTCCCCTCAAAACCCCCTCGAAGCTCCGAGCGGTCGACTCGGATCCCGTCCCAGCGAGCGTTAAATCAGCACGCCAAACCCGCACTCTGACGCAATTCGTCAGGACGTCGACCGTCGCTTGGTTTCGTGGTGTCCTCTACGCCGCGTCGTCTGATTCCCATCCGCCCACGATCCCGTCGGCCGTTTGCAAATCAGCATGCGAAAGCCGCCGGCACGGTTCGCCTAGCAGGACGCATCAGCCGCCAGCTAGGCGGCGGCCCGGCCCAACCGGCGTTCATTTTTCCGCCGCACGGAAAATGACACGGTCTGGCATCTCATGTCACATATAGTCATTTTGACGCGTTTTTGTATCGCGGGTATCATCGATCCAGTACGCGGCGTGCGTCGCTGATAAACGCCAGTACGAGGTTGTCGAGGCCCTGCCCATGGCGACGACGTCGAGCCGACCCCCGATGCCCGCGACTTGCTGCATGGTCCTGGAGATCAAGCGGTTGGTGACGCTCGGCGTGCTCGACGGCGGCGTGGGGACCATCTCGAATGTCCTGGCGTTTACTGACGGCGGCGCGGCCACGAAGTGCATCGAGGCGCCGTTCCGGCTCGTGAAGTCGCGCGAAACGGCGATCCTGACTATCGCGGGGCGACACGTCCCGCTGTCCTCGTGGCCGATGAAGTCGGGCCGCCGCTTCTGGCAGGCCGCATGCCCGGAATGCGGCCGCTCCGTCCGCAAGCTCTGGACGCCCAAGGGCCGTTCGGAATGGGCGTGCCGCTGGTGCCATCGGATCATCCGCCCGGGGCGTTCCAGGGCGCTCGACAGGAAGGTCGACGCGTGGGACGACTGGGCCATCCGCGACTGGGCCGAGCGGCGGCTCGCCGAGTTGGAGAAGGATCGCGAGGCCGACTTCGCCGGAGACCTCCCGTGAGCCGCCCCGCAGCCGCCTCCGCCGCCGACCGGAGGCCGTGCCCTCTGTGTTCAGCGACCTCCCCTCGGCTCCGCGACGGCGGCCGGACGCCGGCGTGGGAATGCCCGCGCTGCGGCGTCGTCTTCGGGTCGGTCAAGGCAGTGGCCCTGAGACGCACAACGGCCGCGGAGGCGATGCGATGATCCCGCCCATCCCGAAGACCCCGGAGCAAGCCTGGGCGTTCCACGGGCAGCTCGGCGGCGTTCTGCCCACAAACACGCGCAAGCCCTGGCCGGGGCTGTACGTCGTCTGCGGCCATGACGTCGAGCCGGAGACGTACCGCGTGAGCCTGCTGTGGGTCCATCCCTACGGCAGGCCGGACGACGCGAGGCCGATCCTGCCCGGTTGGTTCTACGTGACGAAGCCCGAGGCCCTGCGGTTCGTCGATCCTCG
This genomic interval carries:
- a CDS encoding class I SAM-dependent methyltransferase — its product is MSGRRPPPAWRLPQGVNTSLWEYFNTPRLAAEEDAYFAGHPLFEADAEALDDRFRPPGRLVDLGCGAGRHAIRSASRGFDVVAIDLARPMLDVVSRKAEDAGTRLLTVQANLCNLGCLPSETFDYATSMFSTLGMIRGRDARRQALAETARVLKPGGRLALHAHNIWLNLRDPQGRRWLFRQLPRLFRGSEEFGDRRMTYRGIPGMEVHLYRWRELKRELTRAGFRIDEVIPLDEVTAAPIPNPRRFPSLRAGGWLVFATRANF
- a CDS encoding carboxylesterase family protein, with amino-acid sequence MLYDSTNRGRLRAVLAGASFLAAALTNTVASRGDTVIMKNGMSYRTVTTPEKDNTLLYLWDGTRKIVVRDSKVERIIPDNVLRTGEKFSLVQPLEKHGGLMPKEVVSVAAEPWDEKGRRRFQYYGRSSKPIVMQQAINEIGPHIVRFRGVDEFWQGQASLRAIPRSVIMSLLHKVQQENQNERERVVRYLIGAGWYAEAKSELDELIKDFPNSDLSERAGSARDFILQAEATQRRSDVDALRRAQQFKAAAELMKTFDEPGVPTEIQVEVRDLMRRDSDQQQADDAASSDLRRLELKLSPTVHAAWKSRLAEVQKGLAEAPDAVRDRLAAWRKARAESSAGDEAQFALAMSGYVAGLEGAVSDLSQADSLWKARDLIASYLNSDSDAVREDILAKLDEFEWAGQTPEAPGFGKLEAAERLCRLMPPPQRKASDESERGTLKNVVDSDDPVPTTYLINLPPEYHPLRSYPAVVVLHSGNGPQAVVDEWKDEAAKRGYVLIAPEYRAGNSDTEYHYTASEHAAVELALRDARRRYAIDADRVFLAGQLAGGNMAWDLGLGHPDLFAGVVAVSGFPAKYVPRSLAQHERLPLLFVIGSLAPASEEVIYEGYVKPMILKVWDVTYMEMSRRGLEEFPEEIPAFFDWMAPRRREPFPMSFDAYMSRTCDDRRHGVVIKSFTEGRTTAPEAVEPLGRNLNPASIKVKTSNLGNLVDVTVSGIDKLDLWLSPKTVDFKRKLDVRINRKPIYKGQPKLELKPMLEDLRIRGDRGQMYWVKIPAG
- a CDS encoding glycoside hydrolase family 13 protein, with the protein product MERPDTPEWVRDAVFYQIFPDRFARSLSVPKPQNLDEWGTAPTYNGYQGGDLAGVAEHLDYIQELGANAVYFTPVFQSASNHRYHTHDYEKVDPMLGGDAALRRLLDAAHARGMRVVLDGVFNHASRGFFQFHDILENGPDSAYLDWFKVSGFPVNAYHLDVAPNYEAWWNLPALPKFNIRNPEVREYLLNVAVRWIDFGIDGWRLDVANEIDDDEFWREFRRRVRAANPEAYIVGEVWTDSQHWLRGDMWDAVMNYHFTRACLAFFSRGEVEMAELQKTSLHPTPEPGAESFARSIERLLSLYAPETNAVMLNLLGSHDTARFVSLAKGDFSALRLATLFQMTYPGAPSIYYGDEIGMQGAHDPANRGAFPWHDRSAWDLDLLHEIQRLTALRHARPALRRGSFRVLHAIGDVFAHARKLGDEVVLVAFNAGDSTQRLDLPVHDQAADGAELADPWSHQKVRVDAGCIRGLELPPRSGKVLASS
- a CDS encoding serine O-acetyltransferase, which gives rise to MATDVNTNGKLSRDALPDLTARIVANYQGCGSIDHLGNSPLPSYREIVEILGDLREILFPGYGRRQNLHMGNVAYHVGDLIDSLYDRLRQQLTRAYQHDCNAREPKADSESRAEVFTLQFLEKIPELRELVASDVKAAYEGDPAASSLDEIIFCYPGLSAITVYRLAHELYNLGVPLIPRMMTEYAHGKTGIDIHPGATIGRGFFIDHGTGVVVGQTTEIGEGVKIYQGVTLGALSFPRDETTGAIVRGRKRHPTIEDGVVIYANATILGGETVIGRQAVIGSSAWITRSVAPGTTVTIETPNLRYREGLDVRPDDAYPQRLNYQI